In Mariluticola halotolerans, one DNA window encodes the following:
- a CDS encoding substrate-binding domain-containing protein, with protein sequence MRYVNRTVAATAILALVAGGALAEDKKTLAIVVKGLDNPFFEQINLGCQDWAANNPDSEYECLYTGPASSADESGQVQLVDDLITKGVAAIAISPSNAPAMANRLKEIAPSMPVMTVDADLSEDNRSLRATFLGTDNYLMGVMMAEQAQKLKPEGGTVCLQLGNVAADNINARAAGFRDTVAGAKGTDRLTGEGGWSEIEGCPVFTNDQIDLANQQMADVFTTNPDLDAFILIGGWAQFAPQAYAQVTDQVMDKLKSNELIIIAGDTLPPQVQAFNEGRSHAQVGQRPFEMGQRAPDVMIDLINGVDVGDPLYTGLDVCTHDDPGFCSQ encoded by the coding sequence TGGTTGCCGGTGGGGCGCTGGCTGAGGACAAAAAGACACTGGCCATTGTGGTGAAGGGTCTCGACAATCCGTTCTTCGAACAGATCAACCTGGGCTGCCAGGACTGGGCTGCCAATAATCCGGATTCCGAATATGAGTGCCTTTATACCGGCCCCGCGTCGAGCGCGGATGAATCGGGACAGGTGCAGCTTGTGGACGATCTGATTACCAAGGGCGTTGCCGCCATCGCCATTTCACCGTCCAATGCCCCGGCCATGGCCAACCGGCTCAAGGAAATCGCGCCCAGCATGCCCGTGATGACCGTGGATGCCGACCTGTCCGAGGACAACCGTTCCTTGCGTGCAACCTTCCTTGGCACCGACAATTACCTGATGGGCGTCATGATGGCCGAGCAGGCCCAAAAGCTTAAGCCAGAGGGCGGCACGGTCTGTTTGCAGCTTGGCAATGTGGCGGCTGACAACATCAATGCCCGCGCTGCCGGCTTCCGTGACACGGTCGCGGGTGCCAAGGGAACCGATCGCCTGACTGGCGAGGGTGGCTGGTCTGAAATCGAGGGTTGCCCGGTCTTTACCAATGACCAGATCGATCTGGCCAACCAGCAGATGGCCGACGTTTTCACCACCAATCCTGATCTTGATGCCTTCATCCTGATCGGCGGCTGGGCCCAGTTCGCACCGCAAGCCTATGCCCAGGTGACAGACCAGGTCATGGACAAGCTCAAATCCAACGAGCTCATTATCATTGCGGGTGACACCCTGCCGCCGCAGGTCCAGGCTTTCAACGAAGGCCGCAGCCACGCTCAGGTGGGCCAGCGCCCGTTTGAAATGGGCCAGCGCGCACCGGATGTGATGATTGACCTGATCAACGGCGTCGATGTTGGGGATCCGCTCTATACCGGGCTGGATGTGTGCACCCATGACGACCCTGGTTTCTGCAGCCAGTAA